One genomic segment of Deinococcus betulae includes these proteins:
- a CDS encoding MerR family transcriptional regulator produces the protein MSLKTAELSARTQVSVATLYTWAALGLLHLEGREATGRIYPDQAVERVEFV, from the coding sequence ATGTCACTGAAGACCGCCGAACTCTCAGCCAGAACCCAGGTCAGTGTGGCCACCCTCTATACCTGGGCCGCCCTGGGCCTACTTCACCTTGAGGGCCGCGAGGCGACAGGACGGATTTATCCGGACCAGGCGGTTGAGCGGGTGGAGTTCGTC